In Salmo trutta chromosome 16, fSalTru1.1, whole genome shotgun sequence, a genomic segment contains:
- the LOC115150852 gene encoding metabotropic glutamate receptor 6 — protein sequence MQEPLVARIMISQCHTSQFCCRFGPLFGCHVTTLLRLLWMLFLGLSPESWAQQGTQPHSIKIKGDITLGGLFPVHSRGPAGVPCGEIKREKGIHRMEAMLYALDQINSDPDLLPNITLGAMVLDTCSRDTYALEQSLTFVQALIQKDNSDVRCSNNEPPIIRKPERVVGVIGASGSSVSIMVANVLRLFAIPQISYASTAPELSDKSRYEFFSRVVPPDSYQAQAMVDIVKAMGWNYVSTLASEGNYGESGVDAFLQISREAGGLCIGQSIKIPREPKPGGFDKIIKRLMETSNARGVIIFANEDDIRRVLEAAKRANLTGHFLFVGSDSWGAKSSPILDQEDVAEGAVTILPKRASIDGFDNYFTSRSLKNNRRNIWFAEYWEDDFKCKLTRPGIKYDLGRRKCTGEERIAQESQYEQEGKVQFVIDAVYAMAHALHSMHLDLCPGSMGICEKMDPVEGSQLLHYIRSVNFNGSAGTGVMFNENGDAPGRYDIFQFQLSNTTNPGYRCIGQWTNHLRLNAEEMQWSGGDRAVPDSVCSFPCELGERKKMVKGVPCCWHCELCDGYQYQLDELNCDMCPFDMRPMPNRTGCRSTPIIKLEWSSPWAIIPVFLAVLGILATSGCIITFIRFNDTPIVRASGRELSYVLLTGIFLIYLITFLMIAEPSAPVCAFRRLLLGLGMCITYSAMLTKTNRIYRIFEQGKKAVTPPPFISPASQLIITFILIGVQLLGIFIWFGVVPPHTIIDYEEQRPPNPEFARGVLKCDMSDLALVLCLSYSIVLMVTCTVYAIKSRGVPETFNEAKPIGFTMYTTCIIWLAFVPIFFGTAQSTEKMFIQTTTLTVSMSLSATVSLGMLYIPKVYVIIFQPEQNVQKRKRSSKAVASTVTSQLSQKDDKQNGESKSSAIVPDRSQ from the exons ATGCAGGAACCTTTGGTGGCCAGAATCATGATATCACAGTGCCACACATCACAGTTCTGCTGTCGGTTTGGTCCACTGTTTGGATGCCATGTAACAACATTGCTCAGGTTACTGTGGATGCTGTTTCTGGGTCTAAGTCCAGAGTCATGGGCTCAGCAGGGCACACAACCACACTCCATCAAGATCAAGGGAGACATCACCCTGGGTGGCCTGTTTCCAGTGCACTCCCGTGGGCCGGCCGGTGTGCCCTGTGGGGAGATCAAGAGGGAGAAGGGGATCCACCGTATGGAGGCCATGCTGTATGCGCTGGATCAGATCAACAGTGACCCTGACCTCCTGCCTAACATCACCCTGGGGGCCATGGTCCTGGACACCTGCTCCAGAGACACCTACGCTCTGGAGCAGTCACTCACCTTCGTCCAGGCCCTCATCCAGAAGGATAACTCAGACGTACGCTGCTCCAACAATGAGCCACCCATTATTCGCAAACCAGAGAGGGTGGTGGGAGTAATCGGGGCATCAGGCAGCTCTGTGTCCATCATGGTGGCCAACGTGCTGAGACTCTTTGCG ATCCCCCAGATTAGTTATGCGTCCACGGCTCCAGAGCTGAGTGACAAAAGTCGTTATGAGTTCTTCTCCCGCGTGGTCCCTCCTGACTCCTACCAGGCCCAGGCCATGGTGGACATCGTCAAGGCTATGGGGTGGAACTATGTATCTACACTGGCCTCAGAAGGAAACTACGGTGAGAGCGGCGTCGATGCCTTCCTCCAGATTTCTCGAGAGGCAG GAGGTCTATGCATCGGCCAATCCATCAAAATCCCTCGAGAGCCGAAACCAGGTGGGTTTGATAAGATCATCAAGAGACTAATGGAGACCTCTAATGCTCGTGGGGTCATCATCTTTGCCAATGAGGACGACATCAG ACGTGTCTTGGAGGCAGCAAAGAGGGCCAACCTGACGGGTCACTTCCTGTTTGTGGGCTCTGACAGCTGGGGGGCCAAGAGCTCCCCCATCCTGGACCAGGAGGATGTGGCTGAGGGGGCTGTCACCATCCTCCCCAAGAGGGCCTCCATCGATG GGTTTGACAACTACTTCACCTCGAGATCTCTGAAAAACAACAGAAGGAACATCTGGTTTGCAGAATACTGGGAGGACGACTTCAAATGTAAACTCACTCGACCAGGTATCAAGTACGATCTTGGTAGAAGAAAATGTACAG GGGAAGAGAGAATCGCACAGGAATCTCAGTACGAGCAGGAAGGGAAAGTACAGTTTGTGATAGACGCGGTGTATGCCATGGCCCATGCCTTACACAGCATGCACCTGGATCTCTGTCCGGGCTCCATGGGCATCTGTGAGAAGATGGACCCAGTGGAAGGGAGTCAGCTGCTCCATTACATTCGCTCAGTCAACTTTAATG GCAGTGCAGGGACTGGGGTCATGTTCAATGAGAATGGAGATGCTCCTGGTCGCTATGACATCTTCCAGTTCCAACTTTCCAACACCACCAACCCTGGCTACCGGTGTATTGGCCAGTGGACAAACCATCTGCGACTCAAT GCTGAGGAGATGCAGTGGTCGGGTGGGGACCGTGCAGTCCCTGACTCTGTGTGCAGTTTCCCCTGTGAgttaggagagagaaagaagatggTGAAGGGTGTACCCTGTTGCTGGCACTGCGAACTGTGTGACGGATATCAATATCAGCTGGATGAGCTAAACTGTGACATGTGTCCCTTCGATATGCGTCCCATGCCAAACCGAACGGGCTGCCGGTCCACACCCATCATCAAACTGGAGTGGAGCTCCCCCTGGGCCATCATCCCTGTGTTCCTGGCTGTCCTGGGCATCCTGGCCACCTCCGGATGCATCATCACCTTCATCCGCTTTAACGACACCCCCATCGTCCGAGCCTCCGGCCGGGAGCTCAGCTACGTTCTCCTGACAGGCATCTTCCTCATCTACCTGATCACCTTCCTCATGATTGCAGAGCCCAGCGCCCCAGTGTGTGCATTCCGCAGGCTGCTGCTGGGCCTGGGCATGTGTATTACCTACTCAGCTATGCTCACCAAGACCAACCGCATTTACCGTATCTTTGAGCAGGGCAAGAAAGCAGTCACGCCACCTCCGTTCATCAGCCCTGCTTCTCAGCTGATCATCACCTTTATACTCATTGGTGTGCAG TTACTTGGCATTTTCATCTGGTTCGGAGTGGTGCCCCCACACACCATCATAGACTATGAGGAGCAGCGGCCGCCCAACCCAGAGTTTGCACGTGGGGTCCTGAAATGTGACATGTCCGACCTGGCCCTGGTCCTCTGCTTGAGCTACAGTATCGTGCTGATGGTGACCTGCACTGTGTATGCCATCAAGAGCAGAGGGGTGCCAGAGACCTTCAACGAGGCCAAGCCCATTGGCTTCACCATGTACACCACCTGTATCATCTGGCTGGCCTTTGTGCCCATCTTCTTTGGTACAGCACAGTCTACTGAGAAG ATGTTCATCCAGACCACCACCCTGACGGTGTCCATGAGCCTGAGTGCCACGGTGTCCCTGGGCATGTTGTACATCCCGAAGGTCTACGTCATCATCTTCCAACCGGAGCAGAACGTGCAGAAACGCAAGCGCAGCTCCAAGGCTGTGGCTTCCACAGTGACCTCACAACTCTCCCAGAAAGACGACAAGCAGAACGGAGAGTCCAAAAGTAGTGCCATAGTGCCTGACCGATCACA ATAA